The Acidobacteriota bacterium genome has a segment encoding these proteins:
- a CDS encoding SUMF1/EgtB/PvdO family nonheme iron enzyme: protein MPKTCKETVCCVILLLLLAAGAPAPWSHAVENRPAGMVLVPGGQFLMGSDDGSPDESPAHRVYVSPFFIDAHEVTNAQFAEFVRAAEAFDKVEGPWFRFSAKGCLDLVAYYEKRYGMTLDEFEKIPSENTDEEEATRKRLAGLRWRSAVEALRHMAKEEKTGEKTEEKIQELVKSQVRLPVRGVSWRDAAAYARWAGKRLPTEAEWEKAARGADGRRYPWGDSWDPERCRTGHEPEAGPLPVGSFPGGASPYGCMDMAGNVWEWVSDWYGENYYDFSRNSKDPKGPRDSDWYKENYYDPSRVSDLSEWRQNNPDLLRTPRQGRESNTRKTLRGGGWSGTMPGQARYNVRCARRLWSNPSYWAADTGFRCVMEAK, encoded by the coding sequence GTGCCAAAGACTTGTAAAGAAACCGTTTGCTGCGTCATTCTTCTGCTCCTTCTGGCGGCCGGGGCGCCGGCCCCGTGGAGTCATGCGGTGGAGAACCGGCCCGCCGGCATGGTGCTGGTACCCGGGGGGCAGTTCTTAATGGGCTCGGACGACGGCAGCCCCGATGAATCTCCGGCGCACCGGGTTTACGTCTCGCCCTTCTTTATCGACGCCCACGAGGTGACGAACGCCCAGTTCGCCGAGTTCGTCCGCGCGGCGGAGGCGTTCGACAAGGTGGAAGGCCCCTGGTTCCGCTTCTCTGCGAAAGGGTGCCTCGACCTCGTTGCCTACTACGAGAAGCGCTACGGCATGACGCTCGATGAGTTCGAGAAAATTCCTTCTGAAAACACCGACGAGGAAGAGGCGACCCGGAAGCGGCTGGCCGGGCTCCGCTGGCGCTCGGCCGTCGAGGCTCTACGCCACATGGCGAAAGAGGAAAAGACCGGGGAAAAGACAGAGGAAAAGATTCAGGAGCTTGTAAAGAGTCAGGTGCGCCTCCCCGTGCGCGGCGTGTCGTGGAGGGACGCCGCGGCCTACGCGCGGTGGGCCGGCAAGCGGCTTCCCACGGAGGCCGAGTGGGAAAAGGCCGCGCGCGGTGCGGACGGCCGCCGCTATCCCTGGGGCGACAGCTGGGATCCCGAGCGATGCCGCACCGGGCATGAGCCCGAGGCCGGGCCTCTTCCCGTAGGCAGTTTTCCCGGTGGAGCAAGCCCCTACGGGTGCATGGACATGGCCGGCAACGTGTGGGAATGGGTTTCGGACTGGTACGGGGAGAATTACTACGACTTTTCACGGAATTCGAAAGACCCCAAGGGTCCCAGAGACTCGGACTGGTACAAGGAGAATTACTACGATCCTTCACGGGTCTCGGATTTGTCGGAATGGCGGCAGAATAACCCTGATCTTCTTCGCACACCCCGACAGGGGCGCGAATCAAATACACGAAAAACTCTCCGCGGCGGCGGTTGGTCCGGAACCATGCCGGGACAGGCCCGGTACAACGTTCGCTGCGCCAGAAGGCTTTGGAGCAACCCTTCCTACTGGGCCGCGGACACGGGTTTTCGTTGCGTTATGGAGGCGAAATAA
- a CDS encoding GFA family protein, with protein sequence MAKKSSKKLDGSCLCGAVKFEAADPSSCFNCHCSICRRAYGAAFGTLAGFESENLRITSSPDNLTRYRTDSDATRSFCKKCGSTLFYESPHAEGEVYVTLANLGEEHDLRPECHYFVDHGAKWFAITDSLPQHGGESGTEPK encoded by the coding sequence ATGGCAAAGAAAAGCTCCAAGAAATTAGACGGTTCCTGCCTGTGCGGCGCCGTGAAATTCGAGGCCGCGGACCCGAGTTCCTGCTTCAACTGTCACTGCTCCATCTGCCGGAGGGCGTACGGAGCGGCCTTCGGGACGTTGGCGGGCTTCGAGAGCGAGAATCTTCGAATCACCTCGAGCCCCGACAACCTGACGCGCTACCGCACGGATTCCGACGCCACGCGGAGTTTCTGCAAAAAATGCGGCAGCACGCTCTTCTACGAGTCGCCGCATGCTGAAGGGGAAGTGTACGTGACGCTGGCCAACCTCGGCGAGGAGCACGATCTCCGGCCCGAGTGCCACTATTTCGTCGACCACGGGGCGAAGTGGTTTGCGATCACGGACTCCCTGCCCCAGCACGGCGGGGAATCCGGAACCGAGCCCAAGTAG
- a CDS encoding SUMF1/EgtB/PvdO family nonheme iron enzyme yields the protein MTGSLIRWVLGILLLLVVAAGAAWFLTRAGAERKGPEGFPQEAVREIIHGRDESQMVVVPAGEFVMGTSETHPELRELPEEKPLRPLEVVLAHAAPAWRHEDERPARTVGLDGFAIDRYEVTNARYRKFLEWIQATGDHGRCHPEEPRDKDHTPRYWRDYNPLLADSDYARTTPFHSETFTADDTPVVGIDWFDAFAYAAWAGKRLPTEAEWERAARGLDGRRWPWGDDWHWGYANLGGEKKGMDISAKGYEKDGFIYPAPVGSFEKGVSPVGCYDMAGNVLEWCADWYRSDYYSTAPDTDPPGPEAGAQRAVRGGGSQNYPSYARCAERFFYEPEFRNFTLGFRCAKDL from the coding sequence ATGACGGGTAGCTTGATTCGCTGGGTCTTAGGCATACTGCTGCTGCTCGTCGTCGCGGCGGGCGCGGCTTGGTTCTTGACGCGGGCCGGCGCGGAGCGGAAGGGGCCGGAAGGGTTTCCGCAGGAGGCCGTCCGCGAGATTATCCACGGGCGGGACGAGTCTCAAATGGTGGTGGTGCCCGCCGGGGAATTCGTGATGGGCACGTCCGAGACTCATCCCGAGTTGCGCGAGCTACCGGAGGAAAAGCCGCTGCGTCCCCTCGAGGTGGTGCTCGCGCACGCGGCTCCCGCGTGGCGCCACGAGGACGAGCGCCCAGCGCGGACGGTCGGACTCGACGGCTTCGCCATCGACCGCTACGAGGTGACGAACGCCCGGTACCGGAAATTCCTCGAGTGGATCCAAGCCACGGGCGATCACGGGCGCTGCCATCCGGAGGAGCCTCGGGACAAAGACCATACTCCGAGGTACTGGCGCGATTATAACCCTCTCCTTGCGGATTCCGACTATGCGCGGACGACGCCGTTTCACTCGGAGACCTTCACCGCGGACGACACTCCGGTGGTCGGGATCGATTGGTTCGACGCCTTCGCCTACGCGGCCTGGGCCGGAAAGCGGCTGCCCACCGAGGCGGAATGGGAGCGCGCCGCCCGCGGGCTCGACGGCCGACGCTGGCCCTGGGGGGACGACTGGCACTGGGGATACGCCAACCTGGGCGGCGAGAAGAAGGGCATGGACATCTCCGCCAAGGGGTACGAGAAGGACGGCTTCATCTATCCCGCCCCCGTGGGAAGCTTCGAGAAAGGCGTGAGCCCCGTCGGCTGCTACGACATGGCGGGGAACGTCCTGGAGTGGTGCGCGGACTGGTACCGAAGCGATTATTACAGCACCGCGCCGGATACCGACCCTCCGGGGCCCGAGGCGGGGGCGCAACGTGCCGTCCGGGGAGGGGGCTCACAGAACTATCCGAGCTACGCGCGGTGCGCCGAGCGCTTTTTCTATGAACCGGAGTTTCGAAACTTCACGTTGGGATTTCGCTGTGCCAAAGACTTGTAA
- a CDS encoding GFA family protein — protein sequence MGNESSKKVTGSCLCGAVKFEATPPGLYFIHCHCSNCRRAHGAAFVTWTGFKNENFKITSSPDNLTRYHTDTNATRSFCKKCGSTLFFESREGEGEAEEEVAVALANLNGEPGLEPEGHYFVDHKAKWFPITDSLPQYGGESGDEPKK from the coding sequence GTGGGAAATGAAAGCTCCAAAAAAGTAACCGGTTCCTGTCTGTGCGGAGCCGTCAAATTCGAGGCCACGCCCCCGGGCCTTTACTTCATTCACTGCCACTGCTCCAACTGCCGGCGGGCGCACGGAGCGGCCTTCGTGACGTGGACGGGCTTCAAGAACGAGAATTTCAAAATCACCTCGAGCCCCGACAACCTGACGCGCTACCACACGGACACCAACGCCACGCGGAGTTTCTGCAAAAAATGCGGCAGCACGCTCTTCTTCGAGTCGCGGGAGGGGGAAGGGGAAGCGGAAGAGGAGGTAGCCGTGGCGCTGGCCAACCTCAACGGGGAGCCCGGCCTCGAGCCAGAAGGCCACTATTTCGTCGACCACAAGGCGAAGTGGTTTCCGATCACGGACTCCCTGCCCCAGTACGGCGGGGAATCCGGAGACGAACCCAAGAAGTAA
- a CDS encoding alkaline phosphatase family protein — protein sequence MKRLVCLFFVPLLAASLAAAQDVERVVILGFDGADAKLVERWMEQGKLPNLSTLRDRGSYAPILPPNPPQTPVSWSSFSTGLDPGETNIFDFLRRKEDTYIPTFAMMTESSRPFLWGERNALFLGPGAAIALGFVVWVVLMLAWARRSVALVAAVVLGVLALYPLYSMADRWVPTQVPDPINNRRGLTMWEAVSNGGGCAEVFRMPATFPPDSFQCGWMLSGLGVPDVRGRVGTPSYYTTDPEFIMDENKFSVEIFELPEFDDSAETEVYGPSTKELFPAREGEKEPRYPKRIDVPMLLARSGEREITVEVGSEKLTLREGEWSRWLEFEFVFNPVVKFKGSSRFYLTSAHPLRMNLLPINFHPADSPVPLTHPKDFAGKLFNRFGFFKTIGWVTDTWSLDQELFGEAAFLGDMYNTVEEDGAMLEAFLDEPESPRLYAQVFEFTDRIGHTFWRLLDPEHPRYDAELAERYGGEMLRAYQKMDEIVGGAMKKLDDRTLLLVVSDHGFGTWRYAVNYNTWLIREGYMTLFGMPSGPKNLEDLFGGGEFFENVDWSRTKAYAMGLGNIYINLRGREPKGIVSPGGEYETLRDEIIEKLEAWVDEETGLHPVHRVYRREDIYRSFDPNAPDLRAANRPPYRVSWQTSLGGAPKRLTESNNKKWSADHCSLDPELVKGILFSSRPIASPEPRIIDVYPTVLEALGLPLPDTPGKNVLASSS from the coding sequence ATGAAACGCCTGGTTTGCCTCTTCTTCGTCCCGCTTCTTGCCGCCTCCCTGGCGGCGGCGCAGGACGTCGAGCGCGTCGTCATCCTGGGCTTCGACGGCGCCGACGCGAAGCTCGTCGAGCGCTGGATGGAGCAAGGAAAGCTTCCCAATCTGAGCACGCTCCGCGACCGGGGCAGCTACGCGCCCATCCTGCCGCCGAATCCGCCGCAGACGCCCGTCTCATGGTCTTCCTTCTCGACGGGACTCGACCCGGGCGAGACGAATATTTTCGACTTTCTACGCCGCAAGGAGGACACCTACATCCCGACGTTCGCCATGATGACCGAGAGCTCCAGACCGTTCCTCTGGGGCGAGCGCAACGCGCTTTTCCTGGGTCCCGGCGCGGCCATCGCCCTGGGGTTCGTGGTCTGGGTGGTGCTCATGCTTGCGTGGGCGCGCCGCTCCGTCGCGCTCGTCGCGGCCGTAGTGCTCGGCGTGCTGGCGCTCTATCCCTTGTATTCCATGGCGGACCGCTGGGTTCCGACGCAAGTGCCCGACCCGATCAACAACCGCCGGGGCCTCACGATGTGGGAGGCGGTTTCCAACGGGGGAGGCTGCGCCGAGGTTTTTCGCATGCCCGCGACCTTCCCGCCCGACTCCTTCCAGTGCGGGTGGATGCTTTCGGGCCTGGGCGTTCCCGACGTGCGCGGCCGCGTGGGCACGCCCTCCTACTACACGACCGACCCCGAGTTCATCATGGACGAGAACAAGTTCAGCGTCGAGATTTTCGAGCTTCCCGAATTCGACGACTCCGCCGAGACCGAGGTCTACGGCCCCTCGACGAAGGAGCTTTTTCCCGCCCGAGAGGGCGAGAAAGAGCCCCGCTACCCCAAACGCATCGACGTTCCGATGCTTCTTGCCCGCTCGGGTGAGCGGGAAATCACGGTCGAGGTAGGAAGCGAGAAGCTTACGCTCCGCGAGGGCGAATGGAGCCGGTGGCTGGAATTCGAATTCGTCTTCAATCCCGTGGTGAAGTTCAAGGGCTCGAGCCGCTTCTATCTCACGAGCGCCCACCCACTCCGGATGAATTTGCTGCCCATCAACTTCCACCCGGCCGATTCGCCCGTGCCGCTGACGCACCCGAAGGATTTTGCCGGAAAATTATTTAATCGCTTCGGCTTCTTCAAGACCATCGGCTGGGTCACCGACACGTGGTCGCTCGACCAGGAGCTTTTCGGCGAGGCGGCGTTCCTCGGCGACATGTACAACACCGTCGAAGAGGACGGCGCGATGCTCGAGGCGTTCCTCGACGAGCCGGAGTCGCCGCGCCTCTACGCGCAGGTGTTCGAGTTCACCGACAGGATCGGCCACACGTTCTGGCGCCTCCTCGACCCCGAGCACCCGCGTTACGACGCCGAGCTCGCGGAGCGCTACGGCGGCGAGATGCTGCGCGCCTACCAGAAGATGGACGAGATCGTGGGCGGGGCCATGAAAAAACTCGATGACCGCACGCTCCTTCTCGTGGTCTCCGACCACGGCTTCGGCACGTGGCGCTACGCCGTCAACTACAACACCTGGCTCATCCGGGAGGGTTACATGACGCTCTTCGGCATGCCGAGCGGCCCGAAGAACCTGGAGGACCTCTTCGGGGGCGGCGAGTTTTTCGAGAACGTGGACTGGTCGCGCACGAAGGCCTACGCCATGGGCCTCGGAAACATCTACATCAACCTGCGCGGGCGCGAGCCGAAGGGCATCGTCTCGCCTGGCGGGGAATATGAAACCCTCCGCGACGAAATTATCGAGAAGCTCGAAGCGTGGGTGGACGAGGAGACGGGCCTTCATCCCGTGCACCGCGTCTACCGGCGCGAGGACATCTACCGTTCCTTCGACCCGAACGCGCCCGATTTGCGCGCCGCGAACCGCCCCCCCTACCGCGTCTCGTGGCAGACCTCGCTCGGCGGTGCCCCCAAGCGTTTGACGGAATCCAACAACAAGAAGTGGAGCGCCGACCACTGCTCGCTCGACCCGGAGCTCGTCAAGGGCATCCTCTTCTCGAGCCGCCCCATCGCTTCCCCGGAGCCGCGCATTATTGACGTCTATCCGACGGTGCTTGAGGCGCTCGGGCTCCCGCTTCCGGATACGCCTGGAAAAAACGTTCTTGCCTCGTCTTCATAG